A stretch of Paenibacillus sp. URB8-2 DNA encodes these proteins:
- the pstB gene encoding phosphate ABC transporter ATP-binding protein PstB: MEATLTAPQVLQESKVEKNFRTESLSIFYGTYEAVKGISLPFPEKSVTALIGPSGCGKSTFLRSLNRMNDEISGSTTKGSIWIDGVDINASGTDVIKLRQKIGMVWQKPNPFYKSIYDNIAFGPRYHGVKGKKALDEIVESSLRRAALWDEVKDRLKDSALALSGGQQQRLCIARALSVNPQILLLDEPASALDPVSTGKIEELIKELKEELRIVIVTHNMQQAARISDYTAYFYLGQLIEYGLTEKVFTNPENSMTQEYIMGRFG; this comes from the coding sequence ATGGAAGCGACACTTACGGCACCGCAAGTTTTACAGGAATCAAAGGTGGAGAAAAATTTCCGTACCGAAAGTTTGAGTATCTTTTACGGTACTTACGAAGCCGTGAAAGGCATTAGCCTGCCTTTCCCCGAGAAGTCGGTTACGGCGCTGATCGGGCCTTCCGGCTGCGGCAAGTCGACCTTTCTGCGGTCACTGAACCGTATGAACGATGAAATATCCGGGTCGACGACCAAAGGAAGCATTTGGATCGACGGTGTGGACATCAACGCCTCGGGCACGGATGTTATCAAGCTGCGCCAGAAAATCGGCATGGTCTGGCAGAAGCCCAATCCCTTTTATAAATCGATTTATGACAATATCGCTTTCGGGCCGAGATACCACGGGGTGAAGGGAAAGAAAGCGCTGGATGAGATTGTCGAGAGCAGTCTGCGCCGAGCCGCCTTGTGGGACGAGGTTAAGGACCGTTTGAAGGATTCCGCCCTGGCGCTCTCCGGCGGCCAGCAGCAGCGTCTCTGTATCGCCCGGGCTCTGTCGGTCAATCCGCAGATCCTTCTGTTAGACGAACCAGCTTCGGCGCTTGACCCGGTTTCCACCGGCAAGATTGAAGAACTCATCAAGGAACTGAAAGAGGAGCTGCGCATCGTTATCGTTACCCACAATATGCAGCAGGCGGCGCGGATCTCCGATTATACGGCTTACTTTTATCTCGGCCAACTGATTGAATACGGGCTGACAGAGAAGGTATTTACAAATCCGGAGAATTCGATGACCCAAGAATACATCATGGGCCGTTTCGGCTGA